A genomic segment from Desulfurobacterium pacificum encodes:
- a CDS encoding PaaI family thioesterase, whose protein sequence is MEKELIRDNFCFVCGKDNPKGMHLSFQKLEDRVYAKFSLSHYYQGYENVIHGGIIALILDEAMAYLQTYEERFLTGKLTVKYHAPLLAGEEVEVFAEVKEDRKRFKVTRAEIVRVSDRKKIAEAEALMFILKEKE, encoded by the coding sequence ATGGAGAAAGAGTTAATCAGAGATAACTTTTGTTTCGTTTGCGGTAAGGATAATCCAAAAGGTATGCACCTTTCTTTTCAAAAATTGGAAGATAGGGTTTACGCTAAGTTTTCCCTTTCTCATTACTACCAGGGTTACGAAAATGTTATTCACGGTGGGATAATTGCGCTCATACTTGATGAGGCTATGGCTTACCTTCAGACTTATGAAGAGCGGTTTTTAACAGGTAAGTTGACTGTGAAGTATCACGCTCCTTTACTTGCAGGAGAAGAAGTGGAAGTTTTTGCCGAAGTTAAAGAAGATAGAAAACGCTTTAAAGTTACCAGGGCTGAGATAGTCAGAGTTTCTGATAGAAAGAAGATAGCAGAAGCAGAAGCTTTGATGTTTATTTTAAAGGAGAAGGAATGA
- the purB gene encoding adenylosuccinate lyase, with amino-acid sequence MIPRYTLPEMGKIWDEQNKLRNWLKVEVAACEAWSEIGKIPTEAVKTLKEKLKPYLEGEKDFDIQRINEIESVTNHDVIAFLTYIKEIVGDEAKYLHFGMTSSDMLDTAFALQIKQAGELILKDIKKVMEAIKKRAFEHRYTVMIGRTHGIHAEPITFGLKLAIWYDEMRRNYERVRAAVERAAVGKISGAVGTFANIDPRVEEITCKRLGIKHANASNQVVQRDRHAEFLNALALTASSIEKFATEIRHLQRTEVREVEEPFRKGQKGSSAMPHKRNPILSERLCGLARVVRSASIVGMENVPLWHERDISHSSTERTIFPDACIALDYMLQKFANLMENLVVYPENMLKNLNLLRGLVFSQRVLLTLIEKGGLSREDAYAIVQENAMKVWNEGADFKELLKKDERVKKVLSDEEIEKIFDLSYHTKNVDYIFKRVFG; translated from the coding sequence ATGATACCCAGATACACTCTACCTGAGATGGGAAAGATTTGGGACGAGCAGAACAAGTTGAGAAACTGGCTGAAAGTGGAAGTTGCTGCGTGCGAAGCCTGGTCTGAAATAGGAAAAATCCCCACCGAAGCCGTCAAAACCCTGAAAGAAAAGTTAAAGCCCTACCTTGAAGGCGAAAAAGACTTTGACATTCAAAGGATAAACGAGATAGAATCTGTAACCAACCACGATGTCATTGCTTTTCTCACCTACATAAAGGAGATTGTCGGCGACGAGGCTAAATACCTTCACTTCGGCATGACCTCTTCCGACATGCTTGATACAGCCTTTGCCCTACAGATAAAGCAGGCTGGCGAGCTCATACTCAAAGATATAAAAAAGGTTATGGAAGCTATAAAGAAGAGAGCTTTTGAACATAGATACACCGTTATGATAGGTAGGACCCACGGCATTCACGCAGAGCCGATTACTTTCGGTTTAAAGCTTGCCATCTGGTATGACGAGATGAGGAGAAACTACGAAAGGGTGAGGGCTGCCGTTGAAAGAGCGGCTGTCGGTAAGATTTCTGGCGCCGTTGGAACGTTTGCAAACATAGACCCAAGAGTGGAAGAGATTACCTGTAAAAGGCTTGGAATAAAGCACGCAAACGCTTCCAATCAGGTAGTTCAGAGGGATAGACACGCTGAATTCTTAAATGCCCTTGCTTTAACGGCTTCTTCAATAGAAAAGTTTGCAACAGAAATCAGACATCTTCAGAGAACAGAAGTCCGCGAAGTTGAAGAACCTTTCAGAAAAGGTCAAAAAGGCTCTTCTGCCATGCCCCACAAGAGAAACCCGATACTTTCAGAAAGGCTCTGCGGGCTTGCAAGAGTCGTAAGGAGCGCTTCAATCGTTGGAATGGAAAACGTTCCCCTCTGGCACGAAAGGGACATTTCCCACTCTTCCACAGAAAGAACAATCTTCCCTGACGCCTGCATAGCTTTAGATTACATGCTTCAAAAGTTTGCAAACCTTATGGAGAACTTAGTTGTCTATCCCGAAAACATGCTCAAGAACCTCAACCTCTTAAGGGGGCTTGTTTTCTCTCAAAGAGTTCTTCTCACTCTCATAGAAAAGGGAGGGCTTTCAAGGGAAGACGCTTACGCAATCGTTCAAGAAAACGCAATGAAAGTCTGGAACGAAGGCGCTGACTTTAAAGAACTTCTTAAGAAAGACGAAAGGGTTAAAAAGGTGCTTTCTGACGAAGAGATTGAGAAAATTTTTGACCTTTCCTACCACACAAAGAACGTTGACTACATATTCAAGAGAGTTTTCGGTTAG
- the aspS gene encoding aspartate--tRNA ligase, with translation MLEHLGEFERTCYCGEVNTDYLGKKVKVAGWVDSTRDHGGVVFVDLRDRTGKVQVVFSPEISEELVERAKKLRHEFVIAVEGEVRRRPPGTENPKLKTGEIEIYVEKLLILNKSLPLPFPIEDEIKVGEDVRLRYRFLDLRRKKMAENIFFRHKLYQLTREVFNEEGFIEVETPYLTKSTPEGARDFLVPSRIYPGKFYALPQSPQLFKQILMVAGIDRYYQIARCFRDEDLRADRQPEFTQIDFEMSFVKERDVMNVAEKLLRKLYKEFLGIEIGEIPVMSYDEAMERFGTDRPDTRFGLELKDITDIAANCNFKVFRTVAENGGIVKAINFKGGAKLSRKEIDDLTKFVGVYGAKGLAWIKVLPEGLQSPIVKFFTEGEMNKILERLEAEVGDILFFVADKKDVVNAALSNLRLKLGKMVGLIDESRVDVLWVVDFPMFEWNEDENRWEALHHPFTSPKEEDIEKLLDNPAEARARAYDMVLNGVEIGGGSIRIHREDVQEKVFKVIGLSEEEAKERFGFLLDALKYGAPPHGGMAFGLDRLCAIMRGEESIRDVIAFPKTQRGQCLLTGAPDTVRPEQLSELHISVETKEEGE, from the coding sequence ATGCTTGAGCATCTTGGAGAGTTTGAAAGAACCTGCTACTGCGGTGAAGTTAATACAGATTATTTAGGCAAAAAAGTGAAGGTTGCCGGCTGGGTTGACAGCACCAGAGACCACGGCGGCGTTGTATTTGTTGACTTAAGGGATAGAACCGGCAAAGTTCAGGTTGTCTTTTCACCTGAAATAAGCGAAGAGCTTGTAGAGAGGGCTAAAAAGTTAAGGCACGAGTTTGTAATAGCAGTAGAGGGAGAGGTCAGAAGGAGACCGCCGGGAACGGAAAACCCGAAACTAAAAACCGGCGAAATTGAGATATACGTTGAAAAGCTTTTAATTCTGAACAAGTCTCTTCCTCTTCCGTTTCCGATAGAAGACGAAATAAAAGTAGGAGAAGACGTTCGCCTTCGCTATCGCTTTCTTGACCTGAGAAGAAAGAAAATGGCAGAAAACATCTTCTTCCGCCACAAACTTTACCAGTTAACGAGAGAAGTGTTTAACGAAGAAGGTTTTATAGAAGTTGAAACCCCCTACCTTACAAAAAGCACCCCTGAAGGAGCGAGAGACTTTTTAGTTCCAAGCAGAATCTATCCGGGCAAGTTCTACGCTCTGCCCCAGTCACCGCAGCTTTTCAAGCAGATATTGATGGTTGCCGGTATTGACAGGTATTACCAGATAGCAAGGTGCTTCAGGGACGAAGATTTAAGGGCAGACAGGCAGCCGGAGTTTACCCAGATAGACTTTGAGATGTCCTTTGTTAAAGAAAGAGATGTGATGAACGTTGCTGAAAAGCTTTTAAGAAAGCTGTATAAGGAGTTTTTAGGCATTGAGATAGGTGAAATTCCCGTTATGAGTTACGACGAGGCGATGGAGAGGTTCGGAACCGACAGACCGGACACCCGCTTTGGACTTGAGCTGAAAGACATTACAGACATTGCCGCTAACTGTAACTTCAAGGTTTTTAGGACTGTTGCTGAAAACGGCGGGATAGTTAAGGCGATTAACTTCAAAGGCGGTGCCAAGCTTTCAAGAAAAGAAATTGACGACTTAACGAAGTTTGTTGGTGTTTACGGTGCTAAAGGTCTTGCCTGGATTAAAGTTCTACCGGAAGGGTTGCAGTCGCCTATCGTTAAGTTCTTTACAGAAGGCGAAATGAACAAAATTCTTGAAAGGCTTGAAGCAGAAGTGGGAGATATTCTCTTCTTCGTTGCCGATAAAAAGGATGTTGTGAACGCTGCGCTTTCTAACCTGAGATTAAAGCTTGGGAAGATGGTTGGGCTTATTGATGAGAGTAGGGTTGATGTGTTGTGGGTGGTGGATTTTCCGATGTTTGAGTGGAACGAAGATGAAAACAGGTGGGAAGCCCTTCACCACCCGTTTACCAGTCCGAAAGAGGAAGACATTGAAAAGCTGCTTGACAATCCAGCAGAAGCGAGGGCGAGAGCATACGATATGGTTCTCAACGGCGTTGAGATAGGCGGCGGAAGTATCCGTATTCACAGAGAAGACGTTCAGGAAAAGGTATTTAAAGTAATAGGACTTTCTGAAGAAGAAGCAAAAGAAAGGTTTGGATTTTTACTTGATGCCCTGAAATACGGTGCTCCCCCTCACGGCGGTATGGCGTTCGGACTTGATAGACTCTGCGCCATTATGAGAGGAGAGGAATCTATTAGAGACGTTATAGCCTTTCCGAAAACTCAAAGGGGTCAGTGCCTTCTCACAGGCGCACCCGATACCGTTAGACCCGAACAGCTTTCAGAACTTCACATTTCTGTTGAAACTAAAGAGGAGGGAGAATAA
- the hslO gene encoding Hsp33 family molecular chaperone HslO has protein sequence MERKELLKDLDQQVKNDLENYFKDRDYGVIAVTKEDALRAFVVRTTNLCEVARLKHKLSPIAAAVLGRALAGALLLTSLLKHGTNQRLLLRIEGDGPIGLVVAEANAKGEVRGFVENPNVETFVKEADGKKKFDIARAVGKGTLTVIKDFGFGKPYESSVPLVSGEIAEDIAYYLLKSEQIPSAVSLGVLVNEDGKVEVAGGFLAQPLPGATDKAIEKLEENVRKIPPITTLLKECKRPEDIVELIFDGFSPQLLALKELSFRCRCSKEIAKNSILMLPEEEIKELIKEGGVSIKCNFCGTEYFFSAKELEEILQEKKQGDN, from the coding sequence ATGGAAAGGAAAGAGCTACTGAAAGATTTAGACCAGCAGGTTAAAAATGACCTGGAAAATTACTTTAAGGATAGGGATTACGGCGTTATAGCTGTTACTAAAGAAGATGCTTTAAGGGCGTTTGTTGTAAGGACTACTAACTTATGTGAAGTTGCAAGATTGAAACATAAGCTATCTCCAATCGCTGCTGCTGTTTTAGGAAGAGCTTTGGCAGGAGCGCTGCTTCTTACTTCTCTTTTAAAACACGGAACTAACCAGAGGCTTCTTTTGAGGATAGAAGGTGACGGACCTATCGGGCTTGTGGTTGCTGAGGCAAATGCTAAAGGTGAAGTTAGGGGATTTGTGGAAAATCCAAACGTTGAAACTTTCGTAAAAGAAGCTGATGGAAAAAAGAAATTTGACATAGCCAGGGCAGTTGGAAAGGGGACGCTGACCGTTATAAAGGACTTCGGTTTTGGAAAACCTTATGAAAGTTCTGTTCCTTTGGTTTCTGGCGAGATAGCGGAGGACATAGCGTATTATCTATTAAAATCTGAACAGATACCTTCTGCTGTTTCTTTGGGAGTTCTTGTAAATGAAGACGGGAAGGTTGAGGTGGCGGGGGGATTTTTGGCGCAGCCTTTACCTGGCGCTACCGACAAAGCAATAGAGAAGTTAGAAGAAAACGTTAGAAAAATCCCCCCCATCACCACCCTCCTCAAAGAATGTAAAAGACCGGAAGACATCGTTGAACTAATTTTTGACGGTTTTTCACCTCAACTTTTAGCTCTAAAAGAACTTTCCTTCCGCTGCCGCTGTTCTAAGGAGATTGCTAAAAACAGCATCTTAATGCTTCCAGAAGAGGAAATTAAAGAACTGATAAAGGAAGGCGGCGTTTCAATAAAGTGTAACTTCTGCGGTACTGAATACTTCTTCTCTGCCAAAGAGCTTGAAGAAATCCTTCAGGAGAAAAAGCAGGGAGACAACTAA